In the genome of Phycisphaeraceae bacterium, one region contains:
- a CDS encoding ferritin-like domain-containing protein — MSMKVDSLRKLFVHSLKDLYSAETQLLEALPRMAKAAHAPDLRAGFEEHLEQTQEHVRRIEKIFESLEMSPRGVRCAGMEGLIKEGEEVIKEVKEPDVRDAGLIAAAQKVEHYEIACYGTVCTYAEVLGDREAHDLLGRTLDEEKETDLKLTQLAESGINVAAAD, encoded by the coding sequence ATGTCGATGAAAGTTGATTCGCTTCGGAAGCTGTTCGTCCACTCGCTGAAGGACCTGTACAGCGCCGAAACCCAGTTGCTGGAGGCGTTGCCCAGGATGGCGAAGGCGGCGCACGCGCCCGACCTTCGCGCCGGGTTCGAGGAGCACCTCGAGCAGACGCAGGAGCATGTCCGGCGCATCGAGAAGATCTTCGAGTCGCTGGAGATGAGCCCCCGGGGCGTGCGCTGCGCCGGCATGGAGGGGCTGATCAAGGAAGGCGAGGAGGTCATCAAGGAGGTGAAGGAGCCCGATGTGCGCGACGCGGGGCTGATCGCGGCTGCGCAGAAGGTGGAGCACTACGAGATCGCGTGCTATGGCACCGTGTGCACCTATGCCGAGGTGCTCGGCGATCGCGAGGCGCACGACCTCCTGGGGCGGACGCTCGACGAGGAGAAGGAGACGGACCTGAAACTGACCCAGCTCGCGGAGAGCGGGATCAATGTGGCCGCGGCGGACTGA